Genomic window (Candidatus Fokinia cryptica):
TTTTAAGTATTATAATTACAGTTGTAGTTATATGTCCATTGATGGAGATGATGCAAAAATATAACATTTATGACAGTGCTGCATCATGTTTTAGCAATATAGTACTCATCTTGATATTGAGTATAGCATCTCATTGTGGAGATCTACTAGAATCAGTCTTAAAAAGGCACTTTATGGTAAAAGATAGTGGTAATGTAATACCAGGACACGGAGGAGTGCTGGACAGATTTGATAGTATGATATTCGCATCCATTATAATGCGGATATACCTATCTTTATAGCGTTATTGGAACAGTATTTGATATATTCTACTAATCCATACTGAATCAGGATAGCTCTTTTTTGCAGCTAAATAGTAAACATTTGCGACATGTGGAATACCCATACCATACCATGAAACAGCCATTCTATACATTGCTTCTTGCATCAATGAGCTATCATATTTACCTTCTAATATTTTTTTATATCTGTTAGAAGCAGATAGATAATCACCTTTTTTCTCGTAAAAACGACCTATTTCCATTTCTTTTGCCGCTAATATATGTTCGCAGTAGCGAACTTTCCTTAAAGCATCGAGTCCATAATCCGTATTAGGGAAGTTGCGTGCTACTGACTCAAGCTCTTCCTTAGCTTTATATGTGATGTACTGATCTCTTCCAATGTCTACGATTTGAGTATAATAATTTATGCCACTCATATAGTAAGAGTAAGCGATATATTCACTCGTAGGATATCGAATTTGAAAGTCATCTTTTGCATCTATAGACTCATCGAAACGCCCTTCTTGGTACAAGATGTATATTTTCAAGAGACGTGCTTTTTCTGCTTCCGGCGAGATAGGATAATACATTTCTATTTCTGTAATGTTTTCAAGCGCAACACTAGGATTACTATCCTTTTTTTCTAGAGCTGTATTATAAAGCTGTACTGGATTTTTCGTAGAGTAATTCCTTACATCGGATGTACAACCATGAATAAGGAATGAACAAAAAAAGATAATAGCGCTTATGGTACAGCGAAAGCGCTTCATTATCGACTAAGAAAGTTGAGAAATGCGAATTGCTTGTATCACAGAAATTTACCAAAATAAAGTGCGAATGCGTAATTTTGTTTTGTTTATTATATCGATTTTGACCTTTCTACATTTATCATTCTTTTCAAACATGACTATTGCAGTGCTTATTTCATGACTTTTCTAACTCAAAAGAACTTGGATACTATTTCGATCATTGATAATACCATTTCTACGAATATTAGAAATATTATTATCATTTCTAACCTCAGAGAGTGTGAGTGGTTCACCTCATCTCGTAATATCTCATATAGTTCGTATATTATCGCAAGTCTTCTATTCAAGTTATCACTCCTTTGTTGGATATCCATAAATTTGCGAGAAGCATCGTACACATTTTCATACTTTGGATTTTTCCAGAAAAATCCAGGAATATCGAGCACATCATTACTTAGATTGATTGCACTTCTCTCCATGAACAGCATTCCTATTTTTTTAGCAAGTTCTCTTCTAGGCATTTTAATATAACCTCTTTTTACTAATTCTAATGGAATTTTCTTATTCTCTTCTATTAAAGAAAAGACAGAGATTTCGAATACTCTTAACTTTACGGACTGAGATAACCCATATGAAAGGGCTAGTTTAGTGTATGGATTGTCGTCATTCTTCTTAGAAATTTGTATTACATCGCTTGCCATATCTATATTTGTTGGACCATCCTCCAACACGACATAATAACATAAATCCGAAAGATAGTTCTCGAGAGGGGTATCTACGTATTCAACTAGATTTTTTAGGAAAAGAGCTTCCTCTTCTTCTGAATAATTCCAAAATATAACACATCCATACGAAAAAACGAATATTTCCTTCTGAGTTTTTGATGAATTTGTAACATGGATAGCGTCAGAACTGCAAACTCTAACTGGTGTTTCAATGCTAGTGAAGACTTCAGAAAATGCGAACAGATCGCATCCTGCTCCAACGCAGTATGATGCACATCTAAACATTTATTGCTTCTAATTTTTTACAGAACATGCAGTATGAAGTTACACGGTACCATTTAATGGTATCTAAGATACCTCATAAGATCAATAAGTTGATGTTTTTTCTGTTTCCTTGAAGCGTAGTTTTTACTGCTGAAAAAATTGTGTTTCGTTAAAAGTACTACTTTTAGGAGTTGATGATAAGTCACAAGCTATAATATGTAAGATGTAGAGTGAGAAAAAAATTTCATCAATTGAATAATCATCCAATAGACGACTATTTTTTAAAACACTTTTTAGATTTTAATTATTTCTTTCGTATTCTTAACGATATGCATTTTTCGATTTTTTCTATATATACTCCTTCGAGAGGGGTTAAAGCATCAAAGCTGTGATTGCTTTAGGTTTCTTTTCTATTCTTTCAAAATAAAATACCATGTATAGTTGAAATTATACCACATTAGTTTGGTCTGATTACTATAAGAAACCTTAGTATAAGTAACTAACTGCTATAATTAATCTGCTTGTTCCAGAGAAGCGTGTTCTTGAAAGATTTGTTTGTTATGACGTTTTTCAAAATTCTCATGTATCTCTTGAGCAATCAAGCATTTGCGTGCGGTTGGTCTAGCAAGTAATCTCATAATTCCTATCGGTTCTCCTGTTTCTTCACAAAATCCGTATTTTTTATCCTCTATGAGGCGTAATGTGCTATCTATGCGTTCAATTAACTTCCGCAATCTTTCTGTTTCTCTTACTTTTATATGTATGTTTGCCTCTTCAACAGCGTCATCCATTTCTTCGCTTTTACTAATTGCACATTCTGCTAAGTATCCTTTTGCATTTTCTAATGTACGTAGTAGCCTTTCTCTCCAGTTTGATATTGCACTTTTGAAGAATTGTAGATGTTTCTCAGACATGTATTCCTCATTAAGAGAAGGGATGTAGTCATCGACAGCATCTTTTGCAACATCAAACTCACTTAAGAGCTCAAATGTTTTATTATCGTAGTTGGTATTTTTAGGACGAAGTATGTTCATAGAAGACATATTTACGAGTATAGATATCGCACTATGTTATAAGTCTAATCACTTTATAAAAGATTACGCAATAGCAGTTTGTGAATTAAGTAATAAGTATTTGTAATTTTATTTTAGAGGGTGTTGGTTAAAAATTTCTTAATTGAAGAGATTCTATAATTTAATATGAAAAATTAAATAACATTTCATTATAAATAATATATTCATTGATGACTGATTTTTCTTTAGAAGGTTAATTCTCTCTATTTGTATTATCTTCATCTTCATTACTGTTTTGAACACTTCCATCATCTCTATTAATTGCTGCATTATCTTTTGAATTTCCTTGTTCATGAAATGCATTACTTTCCCTGTCTGCGAATTCTCCATCTTCCTCACTTCCGCTACCTTCTCCATCTCTGTTTACATGCTTAGATTTTTTACTACTAGAATTTTTAAGTTGTTCTTGTAACTGAGTAAGCTTTTCTTCTACGCTGAGCTCTTTGCTATCACGTTTTAAGTCTTCCGTAAGCTTTATATCACCGTATTCTAAGCTACTATCTTCTACTGCATCATCAAAATAATCATGTTCTGGAATTTCTGGAGTGCGCTCTAGATTATTAGAATGAAATTTACTGTCTTTTTGTGGAGATATTTCACCATTTTTAGATTGTGAGCTTGATTCTTGTCTTTTTTGCGATGAATCAGATTTTTGAGTATTAAGCTCTTGTTTAGAATCTTCTCCACTAGAATTATCAGAAACATCATCTCGTGAGACTTTTGATTTATTATCTTTTGAATCTTTATCTTGTTGTTTTTTTGTTGAATCATTTTCTCCAAAGATTAGTTTTTTCATTTTGTTCTGCACTTTGTTCCGCAGGTTCGTGAATTGTGCATTTGTATGTTGAGCTGTTTCATCTATACTACTAGTAACATTAGAGAGACCATTTATTAAGTCACCTAACTTATCAAATAATTCATAAAATAGAACTGCTGTTACGATAGTATACATATATACATCAAATTTTAATGCTTCTTTTGCTTCAGCATAAGGGGATGTCATAAAGAATTTCAGTAGATCTAATACTGGCAGATTAATAATAGGACGCCAGCAAACCGTGTAATTATAGAGTGATTTAAATGATGTATCTAGCATTACTATCATTAAAGCCGAGGATAATGCTATTAATATTAGTGTTATTGCTACTACTGTAAGTTGCTTAAAAAGTGTCATCAAAAAATCTTCCAATGTCGGAATGATGCTAATTACCATAAATAGCGGAAATACTGTTTTTATAAGATAAAATCTTATCATTGCATCTAGGGAATACAGAAATGCCTTAAATATAGAAAACGTGAGAACTATCGTTAAAGCATATAACAGAATTATGTAGTAAAATTTTAAACTAAATAAGATCCCCCAAATCTTAGCATTAATTGGTGAAGAATATAAAATATTAAGAATTGAGTCATATATTGCTATATACCATAATTTGCTCATTACCGTTTCAGCTGCGGTTGAAAGAGTTGGTACATCTCCAGTTGTTGCATTAAATACTACTGACATTAGGATGATGTCAGAAATTGCACTACCTAGAGTCCAGAATGGATCTATTAGATATCTCTCTACTGTAAGAAGGCCTTGAGGTGTGAATAATAAACTTACAGTGCATAGCTTTATCATTCTCATCACCATATCATGAATTTTTACTTCTAGTACTCCAGTTAAGAATGCTATTCCATACCATATAATGTAGAAGGTGAGGATGAGCATAAAAATAGGCTGTAATGTTTTCGATACATACGTAGCGATTAATTTGCTACTGTTATCGAGAATTGTGTCGAATATTTGTATTGCACGGAATAAAAATCCAACCTG
Coding sequences:
- a CDS encoding outer membrane protein assembly factor BamD, producing the protein MKRFRCTISAIIFFCSFLIHGCTSDVRNYSTKNPVQLYNTALEKKDSNPSVALENITEIEMYYPISPEAEKARLLKIYILYQEGRFDESIDAKDDFQIRYPTSEYIAYSYYMSGINYYTQIVDIGRDQYITYKAKEELESVARNFPNTDYGLDALRKVRYCEHILAAKEMEIGRFYEKKGDYLSASNRYKKILEGKYDSSLMQEAMYRMAVSWYGMGIPHVANVYYLAAKKSYPDSVWISRIYQILFQ
- a CDS encoding RMD1 family protein, producing the protein MFRCASYCVGAGCDLFAFSEVFTSIETPVRVCSSDAIHVTNSSKTQKEIFVFSYGCVIFWNYSEEEEALFLKNLVEYVDTPLENYLSDLCYYVVLEDGPTNIDMASDVIQISKKNDDNPYTKLALSYGLSQSVKLRVFEISVFSLIEENKKIPLELVKRGYIKMPRRELAKKIGMLFMERSAINLSNDVLDIPGFFWKNPKYENVYDASRKFMDIQQRSDNLNRRLAIIYELYEILRDEVNHSHSLRLEMIIIFLIFVEMVLSMIEIVSKFF
- a CDS encoding TraR/DksA family transcriptional regulator, whose product is MSSMNILRPKNTNYDNKTFELLSEFDVAKDAVDDYIPSLNEEYMSEKHLQFFKSAISNWRERLLRTLENAKGYLAECAISKSEEMDDAVEEANIHIKVRETERLRKLIERIDSTLRLIEDKKYGFCEETGEPIGIMRLLARPTARKCLIAQEIHENFEKRHNKQIFQEHASLEQAD